Proteins from a genomic interval of Callospermophilus lateralis isolate mCalLat2 chromosome 1, mCalLat2.hap1, whole genome shotgun sequence:
- the Rasl10a gene encoding ras-like protein family member 10A: MGGSLRVAVLGAPGVGKTAIIRQFLFGDYPERHRPTDGPRLYRPAVLLDGAVYDLSIRDGDVAGSGPSPGGVEECPDSKDWSLQDTDAFVLVYDICSPDSFDYVKALRQRIAETRPAGAPEAPILVVGNKRDRQRLRFGPRRALAALVRRGWRCGYLECSAKYNWHVLRLFRELLRCALVRARPAHPALRLQGALHPARCILM, translated from the exons ATGGGGGGCAGCCTGCGGGTGGCCGTTCTGGGCGCTCCAGGAGTGGGCAAGACGGCCATCATCCGCCAGTTCCTGTTTGGCGACTATCCCGAACGCCACCGACCCACGGACGGGCCCCGCCTCTATCGGCCCGCGGTGCTGCTCGACGGCGCTGTCTACGACCTGAGCATCCGCGACGGCGACGTCGCTGGCTCTGGCCCGAGCCCCGGAGGTGTCGAG GAATGTCCTGACTCAAAAGACTGGAGCTTGCAGGATACGGACGCCTTCGTGCTCGTCTACGACATCTGCAGCCCGGACAGTTTCGATTACGTGAAGGCCCTGCGGCAGCGCATCGCGGAGACCAG GCCGGCGGGAGCGCCCGAGGCACCCATCCTCGTGGTAGGCAACAAGCGGGACCGGCAGCGGCTGCGCTTCGGACCTCGGCGTGCACTGGCCGCCTTGGTGCGCAGGGGCTGGCGCTGTGGCTACCTCGAATGCTCCGCCAAGTACAACTGGCACGTGCTGCGTCTCTTCCGCGAGCTTTTGCGCTGTGCTCTGGTACGTGCACGTCCTGCACACCcagccctgcgcctgcaaggggcGCTGCATCCAGCGCGCTGTATCCTCATGTGA
- the Gas2l1 gene encoding GAS2-like protein 1 yields the protein MADPVASIAGSAAKSVRPFRSSEAYVEAMKEDLAEWLNALYGLGLPGGGDGFLTGLATGTTLCQHANAVTEAARALAVTRPTRGVAFQAHSVVPGSFMARDNVATFIGWCRAELGVPEVLMFETEDLVLRKNEKSVVLCLLEVARRGARLGLLAPRLVQFEQEIERELHAAPPSGTHAPTAGDTETTTAPGTSTRGPRMTPSDMRNLDELVREILGHCTCPDQFPMMKVSEGKYRVGDSNVLIFVRVLRSHVMVRVGGGWDTLEHYLDKHDPCRCSSTAHKPAQPRAWTFSPQRVSPTPSPRPGSPVPGGERRGSRTEVTLRSTKEGAQTLPRARDQLPPIPRSRRYSGDSDSSASSAQSGPLGARSDDTGTGTGTLRRERSSRRLTTGTPASPKRPPAPRSQSRDRLDRGRPRAAPGGRGAQRSAPSSARRARSQNREEQAVLLVRRDRDGQHSCVSRGRGGGGSGRSTPQTPRARSPAAPQPLQVSSPGPELGATPASVFRTPLQLDPQQEQQLFLRLEEEFLANARALEAAASGTPTGLAPDPPRPPDPPAPDSAYCSSSSSSSSLSVLGGKCGQPGDSGRTANGLPGPRSQALSSSSDEGSPCIGIGGPLEPPGTPLAGPEPSRVWARGRMDTQPDRKPSRIPTPRGPRRPSGPTEFGAWPAQPSVTPRAEPDS from the exons ATGGCGGACCCAGTGGCGAGCATCGCGGGCTCGGCGGCAAAGAGTGTGCGGCCTTTCCGCTCCAGTGAGGCCTATGTGGAGGCCATGAAAGAAGACCTGGCAGAGTGGCTGAACGCCCTGTATGGCCTGGGTCTGCCTGGCGGTGGTGATGGCTTCCTGACAGGCCTGGCCACAGGCACAACCCTGTGCCAGCATGCCAACGCTGTTACCGAGGCTGCCCGTGCTTTGGCTGTCACCCGCCCGACCCGAGGTGTGGCCTTCCAGGCACACAGTGTGGTTCCTGGCTCCTTCATGGCCCGAGACAACGTGGCCACCTTCATCGGCTGGTGCCGCGCGGAGCTGGGCGTGCCGGAGGTGCTCATGTTCGAGACGGAGGACTTGGTGCTGCGCAAGAACGAGAAGAGCGTGGTGCTGTGCCTGCTGGAGGTGGCGCGGCGGGGGGCCCGCCTCGGCCTGCTGGCTCCCCGCCTCGTGCAGTTCGAGCAGGAGATTGAACGGGAGCTGCACGCTGCACCCCCCAGCGGCACCCATGCTCCCACTGCTGGGGACACGGAAACCACCACTGCACCAGGGACTTCCACTCGTGGACCCCGCATGACGCCCAGTGACATGCGCAACCTCGATGAGCTG GTGAGGGAGATTCTGGGCCACTGCACTTGCCCAGACCAGTTCCCCATGATGAAGGTCTCTGAAGGGAAATACCGAGTGGGAGACTCCAATGTGCTCATCTTCGTGCGG GTGCTGAGAAGCCACGTGATGGTACGTGTGGGTGGTGGCTGGGACACACTGGAGCATTACTTGGACAAGCATGACCCTTGCCGTTGTTCCTCCACTG CCCACAAACCTGCCCAGCCCAGGGCCTGGACCTTCTCCCCCCAGAGGGTGTCACCCACCCCAAGTCCCCGGCCTGGTAGCCCAGTTCCCGGGGGTGAGCGCCGGGGCTCTCGGACTGAGGTGACTTTACGAAGCACAAAGGAGGGGGCCCAGACCCTGCCCAG GGCCCGGGATCAGCTGCCCCCCATTCCCCGGTCCCGCCGCTACTCGGGGGACAGTGactcctcagcctcctcagcccaGAGCGGCCCCCTTGGTGCCCGCAGTGACGACACAGGCACTGGCACTGGCACCCTCCGGAGGGAGCGGTCCAGCAGGCGGCTGACCACAGGCACCCCGGCCTCTCCGAAACGGCCGCCTGCCCCTCGCAGCCAATCCCGAGACCGGCTGGATCGGGGCCGGCCCCGGGCTGCCCCAGGCGGCCGAGGAGCCCAGCGGTCCGCCCCCAGCTCTGCCCGCCGGGCCCGCAGCCAGAACCGCGAGGAGCAGGCTGTCCTGCTAGTGCGCAGGGACCGAGATGGGCAGCACTCCTGTGTGTCGCGGGGAAGGGGCGGCGGGGGCTCAGGCAGGAGCACCCCTCAGACTCCCCGTGCCCGCAGCCCTGCAGCGCCCCAGCCTCTCCAGGTCTCCAGCCCTGGGCCAGAGTTGGGCGCCACACCCGCCAGTGTCTTCCGCACACCTCTGCAGCTTGACCCGCAGCAGGAGCAGCAGCTGTTCCTGCGCCTGGAAGAGGAATTCCTGGCCAATGCCCGTGCCCTTGAAGCTGCTGCCAGCGGGACTCCCACCGGACTAGCCCCTGACCCACCTCGGCCCCCAGATCCTCCCGCTCCCGACTCGGCCTACTGTTCCTCCAGTTCCTCCTCTTCATCCCTCAGCGTCCTGGGTGGCAAGTGTGGCCAACCAGGGGACTCAGGCCGGACAGCCAATGGGCTGCCCGGGCCCCGTAGTCAAGCCCTATCCAGCTCGTCAGACGAAGGCAGTCCCTGCATTGGCATAGGGGGGCCTCTAGAGCCACCTGGGACCCCCCTGGCTGGCCCAGAACCCTCGCGGGTCTGGGCACGGGGTCGGATGGACACACAGCCAGACCGTAAACCCTCTCGCATTCCCACACCTCGCGGCCCCCGACGCCCTTCTGGACCCACGGAGTTCGGGGCCTGGCCAGCCCAGCCCTCGGTCACCCCAAGGGCCGAGCCAGATTCCTGA